The Polyangium aurulentum genomic interval TGCGCTGGTCTCGACAGGGGGGATCCAGACATGGATGGGGCTGCTCATGCCGATCGTGCCGTCGTGCACGGCGAGGCAAACGCGTACAAACGCTTCTTCGAGATGGCCATCGACCTTTTCGCCGTGGCCACGATGGATGGCTATTTCAAGCTCTTGAGCCCCTCCTTCGAGCGGGTGCTCGAGCACACGTACGAGGAGCTGCTCGCCCGGCCGTTTTTGGACTTCGTACATCCCGACGACCAGCCCGCGACGGTGGCCGTGGTCGAGAAGGTCCAGAACGGCGCGCTCCTCGTCGATTTCCAGAATCGCTATCGGTGCAAGAGCGGGGTCTATCGGTGGCTCGACTGGACGGCCAAGCCCGACGCCGACAGGGGGCTCATGTTCTGCACGGCCCGCGACGTCACCGAGAAGATACGCCTGGAGCAGGAGCTGAGCGCCTCCGTCGCGCAGCTCCGCACCACCGCGACCGCGCTGGAGGACAACAACCGTCAGCTCGCCAGCCAGCTCGCGCTGATCGACCGGCAGCGGGAGGTCATTCGCAACCTGGAGACGCCCATCATCCAGGTATGGGACCGGGTGCTCACCGTGCCGATGATGGGCGTCGTCGACAGCGGGCGCGCCGCGCGGGTGATGGACGATCTGCTCGCCGCCGTGACGCGCGATGGGGCGCGCTTCGCCATCCTCGACCTCACCGGGGTCGAGATCGTCGACACCGCCACGGCTGCCCACCTGCTCAGCTTGATCAACGCGGTCCGCCTCCTCGGCGCCGAGGGCATCATCACCGGCATTCGCCCGAACGTCGCCCATACCGTCGTGAGCCTCGGCCTCGATCTCTCCAGCATCATCGCAAAGTCGAACCTCCGCGAGGGGCTCGCCTTCGCCA includes:
- a CDS encoding STAS domain-containing protein, encoding MDGAAHADRAVVHGEANAYKRFFEMAIDLFAVATMDGYFKLLSPSFERVLEHTYEELLARPFLDFVHPDDQPATVAVVEKVQNGALLVDFQNRYRCKSGVYRWLDWTAKPDADRGLMFCTARDVTEKIRLEQELSASVAQLRTTATALEDNNRQLASQLALIDRQREVIRNLETPIIQVWDRVLTVPMMGVVDSGRAARVMDDLLAAVTRDGARFAILDLTGVEIVDTATAAHLLSLINAVRLLGAEGIITGIRPNVAHTVVSLGLDLSSIIAKSNLREGLAFAIRRMSADEKR